One region of Quercus lobata isolate SW786 chromosome 2, ValleyOak3.0 Primary Assembly, whole genome shotgun sequence genomic DNA includes:
- the LOC115975813 gene encoding putative pentatricopeptide repeat-containing protein At3g23330, with amino-acid sequence MTSTQTLLKTLLKNPSTIKTKSQAKQLHAQILKTKSPCSTHLSILLSIYSNFKLLHHSLLVFNALHSPPTLAWKSIIRCYTSHGLSHQSLASFIQMRASGKYPDCHVFPSVLKSCTLLMDLRLGESVHACIVRLGMDFDLYTGNALMSMYSKFESMCERGVRHVFDKTPERREIGKCRELSCRIVSEELESEAGMLCFDRNANREKGVGESLINNNFDNGNSNELINNFEKQIMGIDHSVNLNQIKDELFQMNDSYKRMGGTRAFRMDSVRKIFDLMPNRDLVSWNTVIAGNAQNGMYEEALAMIREMGGANLKPDSFTLSSVLPIFAEYVNVRKGKEIHGYAIRHGFDADLFIGSSLIDMYAKCTRVEDSCRVFNLLPQRDSISWNSIIAGCVQNGLFDEGLQFFQKMLKAKIKPRHVSFSSIMPACSHLTSLHLGKQLHGYIIRGGFDDNVFIASSLVDMYAKCGNIRIARRIFYKMEQHDMVSWTAIIMGYALHGHAHDAIALFKQMEKEGVKPNDVAFVAVLTACSHAGLVDEAWKYFNSMTQDFGIVPGLEHYAAVADLLGRAGRLEEAYKFICNMHIRPTGSVWSTLLAACRVHKTVELAEKVAGKIFRVDPENMGAYILLSNIYSAARRWKDVANLRISMRKKGMKKKPACSWIEVSNKVHAFVAGDESHPYYERINEALKVLLEQMEREGYVPDTKEVLHDVDEEQKRYLLCSHSERLAIGFGIISTSAGTTIRVTKNIRVCVDCHIAIKFISKIVGREIIVRDNSRFHNFKDGRCSCGDYW; translated from the coding sequence ATGACCTCAACTCAAACCCTTCTCAAAACCCTCCTCAAAAACCCATCCACCATCAAAACCAAGTCCCAAGCCAAACAACTCCATGCCCAAATCCTCAAAACCAAATCCCCATGTTCCACTCACCTCTCTATTCTCCTCTCCATTTACTCAAACTTTAAGCTTTTGCATCACTCACTTCTTGTCTTCAACGCCCTCCATTCTCCTCCCACTCTTGCTTGGAAATCCATCATCAGATGCTACACTTCCCATGGCCTTTCCCACCAATCTTTGGCTTCGTTTATCCAAATGCGGGCTTCAGGCAAGTATCCTGATTGCCATGTTTTCCCTTCTGTCCTGAAATCATGCACGTTGTTGATGGACTTGAGGTTGGGCGAGTCGGTCCACGCCTGCATTGTAAGGCTTGGTATGGATTTCGATTTGTACACTGGCAATGCGCTTATGAGTATGTATTCTAAGTTTGAAAGCATGTGTGAGAGGGGCGTGCGCCACGTGTTCGATAAAACTCCTGAGAGAAGGGAAATAGGAAAATGTAGGGAATTGAGTTGTAGAATTGTGTCTGAGGAGTTAGAAAGTGAGGCAGGGATGCTATGCTTTGATAGGAATGCAAATAgagaaaagggtgttggtgaGTCTttgataaacaataattttgataATGGTAATTCAAATGAAttgataaataattttgaaaaacagatCATGGGTATTGATCATAGTGTTAACTTGAACCAAATTAAGGATGAGTTGTTTCAAATGAATGATAGTTATAAGAGAATGGGAGGCACAAGGGCTTTTAGAATGGATAGTGTGAGAAAGATTTTTGATTTGATGCCAAACAGGGATCTTGTTTCTTGGAATACTGTGATTGCAGGAAATGCACAAAATGGAATGTATGAAGAAGCTTTAGCAATGATTAGGGAGATGGGGGGTGCCAACTTGAAGCCGGATTCCTTCACTTTGTCAAGTGTCCTTCCTATCTTTGCAGAATATGTGAATGTAAGAAAGGGGAAGGAAATCCATGGGTATGCCATAAGACATGGGTTTGATGCAGATTTGTTCATTGGAAGTAGCTTAATTGACATGTATGCAAAGTGTACTCGTGTGGAAGATTCATGTCGGGTCTTCAATCTCTTACCTCAGCGTGATAGCATTTCATGGAACTCTATAATTGCAGGGTGTGTACAAAACGGTCTGTTTGATGAAGGCTTGCAATTCTTTCAGAAAATGTTGAAGGCTAAAATTAAGCCAAGGCATGTTTCCTTTTCAAGTATTATGCCAGCTTGTTCTCACCTGACATCGCTACATTTGGGGAAGCAGTTACATGGATACATAATTAGGGGGGGATTCGATGATAACGTGTTTATAGCTAGCTCCCTTGTGGACATGTATGCCAAGTGTGGGAACATTAGGATAGCTAGGAGGATTTTTTATAAGATGGAGCAGCATGACATGGTCTCATGGACAGCCATAATCATGGGATATGCCTTGCACGGGCATGCCCATGATGCCATTGCCTTATTTAAGCAGATGGAAAAGGAGGGAGTAAAACCCAATGATGTGGCTTTTGTGGCTGTGTTGACTGCCTGCAGCCATGCTGGATTGGTAGATGaagcttggaaatattttaatagtatgaCCCAGGATTTTGGAATAGTTCCAGGCTTGGAGCATTATGCTGCTGTTGCAGACCTTCTGGGTCGAGCTGGAAGGTTGGAGGAAGCTTATAAGTTTATCTGTAACATGCATATAAGACCGACAGGAAGTGTCTGGTCAACATTGTTGGCTGCCTGTAGAGTTCACAAGACTGTTGAATTGGCAGAAAAGGTAGCTGGGAAAATATTCAGGGTTGATCCTGAGAACATGGGAGCATACATTTTATTGTCAAATATATATTCTGCTGCCAGGAGATGGAAAGATGTAGCAAATTTGAGAATCTCCATGAGAAAGAAGGGCATGAAAAAGAAACCAGCTTGCAGCTGGATTGAAGTTAGCAACAAGGTTCATGCTTTTGTGGCTGGAGATGAATCCCATCCGTATTATGAAAGAATAAATGAGGCACTGAAAGTTTTACTAGAGCAGATGGAGCGAGAGGGATATGTTCCCGACACAAAAGAGGTGCTCCATGATGTTGACGAGGAGCAGAAGAGATACTTACTGTGTAGCCATAGCGAAAGGCTCGCTATAGGATTTGGCATCATCAGCACTTCTGCAGGAACAACAATTCGAGTAACAAAGAATATTCGTGTCTGTGTGGACTGCCACATAGCGATTAAGTTTATATCAAAGATAGTTGGCAGAGAGATCATTGTGAGGGATAATAGCCGATTTCACAATTTCAAGGATGGAAGGTGTTCTTGCGGTGATTATTGGTGA